In Lepidochelys kempii isolate rLepKem1 chromosome 10, rLepKem1.hap2, whole genome shotgun sequence, a single window of DNA contains:
- the LOC140918296 gene encoding multidrug resistance-associated protein 1 isoform X4, whose translation METLLPRLREDANSPTVKEGKHMENGVLANEATGKPIRRQLSNSSTYSGETGKSLNQTSTTELQKAPAEKNAWRLTEADTAKTGRVKATVYWEYMKAIGLFVSFLSIFLFMCNHIAALASNYWLSLWTDDPIINGTQQHTHVRLGVYGALGMSQGIAVFGYSMAVSVGGIFASRHLHIGLLHSVLRSPMSFFERTPSGNLVNRFSKEMDTIDSVIPQIIKMFMGSLFNVIGACIIILLATPIAAIIIPPLGLVYFFVQRFYVATSRQLKRLESVSRSPVYSHFNETLLGVSVIRAFEEQTRFKQQSDLKVDENQKAYFPSIVANRWLAVRLECVGNCIVLFAALFAVIARNSLSPGLVGLSVSYSLQVTTYLNWLVRMSSEMETNIVAVERVKEYSEMEKEAPWCTEQTAPPNNWPHEGKVEFRGYGLRYREDLDLVLKNINVTINGGEKVGIVGRTGAGKSSLTLGLFRINESAEGEIIIDGVNVAKIGLHDLRFKITIIPQDPVLFSGSLRMNLDPFDKYSDEEIWTSLELAHLKNFVSSLPDKLNHECSEGGENLSVGQRQLVCLARALLRKSKILVLDEATAAVDLETDDLIQSTIRTQFEDCTVLTIAHRLNTIMDYERVIVLDKGEIVECDSPANLLQKKGIFYSMAKDSGLV comes from the exons ATGGAAACATTATTGCCCAGACTAAGAGAAG ATGCAAACAGCCCAACTGTGAAAGAAGGAAAGCATATGGAAAATGGTGTTCTCGCAAATGAAGCAACAGGAAAACCGATACGTAG acAACTCAGTAACTCATCAACTTACAGTGGAGAAACAGGGAAGTCTTTGAACCAGACTAGTACAACAGAGCTTCAGAAGGCACCAGCAGAAAAGAATGCTTGGAGACTTACAGAGGCTGATACAGCAAAGACTGGGAGG GTAAAGGCGACAGTGTACTGGGAATATATGAAAGCCATTGGACTCTTTGTCTCTTTTCTGAGCATCTTCCTTTTTATGTGTAACCATATAGCCGCCCTGGCTTCCAACTACTGGCTAAGTTTATGGACAGATGATCCCATTATTAATGGGACTCAGCAGCACACGCACGTCCGGCTAGGAGTGTATGGAGCACTGGGAATGTCTCAAG gtaTTGCTGTGTTTGGCTACTCAATGGCTGTGTCAGTAGGGGGGATATTTGCCTCACGACACCTACACATTGGCCTGCTTCACAGTGTCCTTAGGTCTCCAATGAGTTTTTTTGAACGAACACCCAGTGGGAACTTAGTGAACCGGTTCTCTAAAGAGATGGACACTATAGACTCTGTGATTCCTCAGATAATTAAAATGTTCATGGGCTCACTGTTTAACGTCATTGGGGCCTGCATCATCATTCTCTTGGCCACACCAATAGCTGCCATCATCATTCCGCCGCTGGGACTTGTCTACTTCTTTGTGCAG AGATTTTATGTGGCCACCTCTCGCCAGCTGAAACGTCTTGAATCCGTCAGCCGCTCTCCAGTGTATTCTCACTTTAACGAGACTCTCCTGGGTGTCAGTGTCATTCGAGCCTTTGAGGAGCAGACGCGTTTCAAACAGCAGAGTGACTTAAAAGTGGATGAAAATCAGAAAGCGTACTTTCCCAGCATTGTTGCAAACAG GTGGCTGGCTGTCCGGCTAGAATGTGTGGGGAACTGTATAGTCCTCTTTGCGGCGCTGTTTGCAGTGATTGCTCGCAACAGCCTCAGCCCTGGATTAGTTGGACTGTCAGTGTCCTATTCATTGCAG GTTACAACATACTTAAACTGGCTGGTTCGCATGTCATCTGAGATGGAAACTAACATTGTCGCTGTGGAAAGAGTCAAAGAATACTCTGAAATGGAGAAAGAG GCTCCATGGTGTACTGAGCAAACTGCTCCACCAAACAACTGGCCTCATGAAGGCAAAGTGGAGTTCAGAGGCTATGGCTTACGTTACCGGGAGGACTTGGATTTAGTTCTGAAAAACATAAATGTTACTATAAACGGAGGAGAGAAG GTGGGAATAGTTGGAAGAACAGGTGCTGGAAAATCCtcccttactctgggtttatttcGAATCAATGAATCAGCAGAGGGAGAGATTATTATTGATGGAGTTAATGTGGCAAAAATAGGGCTCCATGACCTGCGGTTCAAGATCACCATTATTCCCCAG GATCCAGTATTATTTTCTGGCTCTCTGCGTATGAATCTTGACCCTTTTGACAAATACTCTGACGAAGAAATTTGGACATCTTTGGAATTGGCTCACTTGAAAAATTTTGTTTCGTCTCTTCCTGATAAACTTAATCATGAGTGTTCTGAAGGTGGAGAGAATCTAAG tgTCGGACAGCGTCAGCTGGTGTGCCTCGCTCGGGCTCTACTTCGGAAGTCCAAAATCTTGGTTTTAGATGAAGCCACTGCTGCTGTTGATCTTGAAACTGATGACCTTATACAGTCAACAATAAGGACTCAATTCGAAGACTGCACTGTTTTAACTATAGCACATCGTCTAAACACTATTATGGACTATGAAAG AGTTATAGTCCTTGATAAAGGTGAAATTGTGGAGTGTGATTCCCCAGCCAATCTACTTCAGAAGAAAGGCATTTTCTATAGTATGGCCAAAGATTCGGGTTTGGTATAA